The Alicyclobacillus macrosporangiidus CPP55 genome segment CCTGAGCCGCTCGGCGAATGCCTCACACTGCGCCGCCCGATCGCCGGCGGAACCGTTCATATGGCGGGGATAACCGACGACGATCTCCTCCACGCCGTGCTCGCGCGCCATCTCCCGGATCGCTCGCGCCGCCTGGTCATCGCTCTCTCGCACGAGGACGGTCAGGCTCTGCGCCAAAAGACCTGTCGGATCGCTGATGGCCAGCCCAATCCGCGCCGAACCGTAGTCAACGCCCAGGGTTCTCATACTTGTGGTGCTCCGCGTACGAGCGCACCAGCTCCTCAATCAACTCGTCGCGTTCGATGCGGCGGATGGTGTTGCGCGCGTCGAGGTGATTGGTGATGTACGCCGGATCCCCGGAGATGAGGTATCCCGCGATTTGATAGACCGGGTTGTAGCCCTTCTCCGCCAGGGCCCGGTAGGCCAACTGAAACGCCCGCCTGGCCTCCTCGTTCTCGGGTTTGGGCGAGAACCGCATGGTCTGTTCGAATTCCACGTCTGTCACCTCGCTCCACCGTGGGCTTCGCGGTGATGCTAGACACTATTTCGCCTCGGTCGGCAAGATTCCTGCGCCCTGGCGGACAATTTCCGCCACTTTCGCGATGGCCCCCGGCAGTTTGTCGGCGTCGCGGCCACCCGCCTGCGCCAGGTCCGGACGGCCGCCGCCGCCGCCCCCGGTGAGTTGGGCCACCTGCTTGACGATCTGACCTGCGTGCAGTTTTCTCTGTTGGAGATCCTTCGATACGGCGGCCACCAGCTGCACCTTGCCGCCGCCGGCCGTCCCGAGCACCACCACGTGGCTCGGCAGGCGTTCACGCAGCTCATCGACGATGATGCGCAGCCCGTCCATGTCCGTGTCCGGCACGATGGCCGCCACCACCGGGATACCGTCGACATCCTGCACCTGCTCCGCCAGCTGCGCCGCCACGCCGCGGCTGAGGCGGGCCTTTGCCGACTCCAGCTCGCGCTCCAGTTGGCGCGTCTCCTCCAGGGCCCGCTCGACCCGGTTCACCAGTTCACCTGCGGGCACCTTGTAGAGGTCCGCCACCCGTTCGATGAGCGCTTCCCGTTCGCGCACGTATTGGTACGCCCAGCGCCCGGTCACCGCCTCGATGCGGCGCACCCCCGAACCGATGCCGGTTTCCGACACGATCTGAAATAGCCCGATGATCCCCGTGCGTGGCACGTGGCAGCCGCCGCACAGTTCGATGCTGTACTCCCCGGCCTTGACCACGCGCACCCGCTTGCCGTACTTCTCACCGAACAGCGCCATCGCGCCCATCGCCTTGGCGTCCTCCAGGTCGGTCTCGAAGATCTCCACCACGTCGTCCCGCCAGATGGCGTCGTTGACGCGCCGCTCCACCTCCATCAGCTCCTCGCGCGTCAGCGGCCCGAAGTGGGAGAAGTCGAAGCGCAGCCTGGTGTCGGCCACCAGCGATCCCGCCTGGGCGACGTGATCGCCCAACACCTCGCGCAGGGCCTTGTGCAACAGGTGGGTGGCGGTGTGGTTCTTGATCACGTCTTTCCGCCATGCCTCGTCCACCTGCGCCCGCACCCGCTGTCCGACGGTCAGCCTGCCGCGCACGACGCGCACACGGTGCAGGTGTTGGCCGTGGGGCGCCTTCTTGACGTCGAGGACCTCCACCTCCACGCCGTCTCCGACGATGCGTCCGCGGTCCGCCAATTGGCCGCCACTCTCGGCGTAAAAGGGGGTGACGTCGAGCAGAAGGTCCGCTTCCTCCCCTTCGCCGACCGCCTCCACTGCGTCCGGCCCCTGGACGAGGGCGATGACGCGGCTGTCCGTCACAAGCTGATCGTAGCCGACGAAGCGGCTCTCCACCGTCAGCGTCTCCAGGACGCCGCGTTCGCTGTTCATGCCCTCCGCCGTCTGGCGCGCGGCCCGGGCCCGCTCGCGCTGGGCGTCGAGCTCGCGCTGGAAACCGTCGCGATCGACCGAGATCCCGTGCTCACGGGCGATCTCTTCGGTCAGGTCAATCGGAAAACCGAACGTGTCGTACAGCCGGAAAGCGTCCTCCCCGGAGAGCACCCGATCCCCCTGCGCGGCCAACCGCTCCAAGGTCGCCTGGAGCAGCGCCTCGCCTTCAGACAGCGTCTCGAGAAACCGCTCCTCCTCCGTGCGCACGACGCGTTGGATGAACTCGAGCTTCTCCACCACCTCCGGATACTCGGTCCCCATCACCTTGGCGACCGCCGGCGCCAGCTCGTGCAAGAACGGCCGCTCCACGCCGAGCTTGCGGCCGCTGCGCACCGCACGCCGCAGCAATCGGCGGATGATGTAGCTGCGCCCCTCGTTGCCGGGCAGGACCCCGTCGCCGACGGCGAACACGACCGTCCGCAGGTGGTCGGCGATGATCTTGAAGTGTACATCGCGCCCCGCGTCCTCCCCGTAGGGCACGCCTGCGACGCGCTCGGCCTCGGCGATGATGGTTCGGAACAGGTCGGTCTCGAAGTTGTTCGGCACACCCTGCAGGACCGAGGCGATCCGCTCCAGGCCCATGCCGGTGTCGATGTTCTTCTTCGGCAGCGGCGTGTAGGAACCGTCCAGCTCCTTGTTGAACTGGGTGAACACCAGGTTCCAGATTTCGAGGAACCGGTCGCAATCGCAGCCCGGCTTACAGTCGGGCGATCCGCACCCGAACTCGCGTCCGCGGTCGTAATAGATCTCCGAACAGGGCCCGCACGGCCCCTCGCCGATCTCCCAGAAGTTATCCTCGTCCCCGAGCACGATGCGCTCCTTGGGCAGGCCGATCTCCTGGTGCCAGATGTCGTACGCCTCCTGGTCCTCGTGATG includes the following:
- the alaS gene encoding alanine--tRNA ligase, producing the protein MKRLSAQEIRDSFKSYFADRGHLVFPSASLVPHDDPTLLWINAGMAPLKPYFDGREIPERPRIVSVQKCIRTNDIENVGYTARHQTMFEMLGNFSFGDYFKRDAIRWAWGYLTEVLELEPDRLYATVHHEDQEAYDIWHQEIGLPKERIVLGDEDNFWEIGEGPCGPCSEIYYDRGREFGCGSPDCKPGCDCDRFLEIWNLVFTQFNKELDGSYTPLPKKNIDTGMGLERIASVLQGVPNNFETDLFRTIIAEAERVAGVPYGEDAGRDVHFKIIADHLRTVVFAVGDGVLPGNEGRSYIIRRLLRRAVRSGRKLGVERPFLHELAPAVAKVMGTEYPEVVEKLEFIQRVVRTEEERFLETLSEGEALLQATLERLAAQGDRVLSGEDAFRLYDTFGFPIDLTEEIAREHGISVDRDGFQRELDAQRERARAARQTAEGMNSERGVLETLTVESRFVGYDQLVTDSRVIALVQGPDAVEAVGEGEEADLLLDVTPFYAESGGQLADRGRIVGDGVEVEVLDVKKAPHGQHLHRVRVVRGRLTVGQRVRAQVDEAWRKDVIKNHTATHLLHKALREVLGDHVAQAGSLVADTRLRFDFSHFGPLTREELMEVERRVNDAIWRDDVVEIFETDLEDAKAMGAMALFGEKYGKRVRVVKAGEYSIELCGGCHVPRTGIIGLFQIVSETGIGSGVRRIEAVTGRWAYQYVREREALIERVADLYKVPAGELVNRVERALEETRQLERELESAKARLSRGVAAQLAEQVQDVDGIPVVAAIVPDTDMDGLRIIVDELRERLPSHVVVLGTAGGGKVQLVAAVSKDLQQRKLHAGQIVKQVAQLTGGGGGGRPDLAQAGGRDADKLPGAIAKVAEIVRQGAGILPTEAK
- the ruvX gene encoding Holliday junction resolvase RuvX, whose translation is MRTLGVDYGSARIGLAISDPTGLLAQSLTVLVRESDDQAARAIREMAREHGVEEIVVGYPRHMNGSAGDRAAQCEAFAERLREETGLPVVLYDERLTTVAAERMLIAADVSRRRRKQVIDSVAATVLLQGYLDWKRSHTQKRGGTD
- a CDS encoding IreB family regulatory phosphoprotein — encoded protein: MRFSPKPENEEARRAFQLAYRALAEKGYNPVYQIAGYLISGDPAYITNHLDARNTIRRIERDELIEELVRSYAEHHKYENPGR